In Streptococcus parasuis, the following proteins share a genomic window:
- the ftsE gene encoding cell division ATP-binding protein FtsE, whose product MGIIEMKDVTKKYGNGTTALRGVSVSVEAGEFAYIVGPSGAGKSTFIKLLYREEKLDKGSLKVGKFDLATIKKRDVPLLRRSVGVVFQDYKLLPKKTVFENIAYAMEVIGEKPRNIKKRVMEVLDLVGLKHKIRSFPNELSGGEQQRIAIARAIVNNPKVLIADEPTGNLDPENSWEIMNLLERINLQGTTILMATHNSQIVNTLRHRVIAIEDGRLVRDEAEGEYGYDE is encoded by the coding sequence ATGGGAATAATAGAAATGAAGGACGTTACCAAGAAATATGGTAACGGAACGACAGCCCTACGTGGTGTGTCGGTCAGTGTTGAAGCAGGAGAATTCGCATACATTGTGGGTCCTTCTGGTGCTGGTAAGTCGACTTTTATCAAACTTTTGTATCGTGAGGAAAAGCTTGACAAAGGGAGTCTTAAAGTTGGTAAATTTGATCTAGCTACGATTAAGAAAAGGGATGTCCCTCTTTTACGTCGTAGTGTGGGGGTTGTCTTCCAAGATTATAAACTTCTACCTAAAAAAACAGTTTTTGAAAATATTGCTTATGCAATGGAGGTAATCGGGGAAAAACCTCGTAATATCAAAAAACGTGTCATGGAAGTTTTGGATTTGGTTGGTTTGAAACATAAGATTCGTTCATTTCCAAATGAACTTTCGGGTGGTGAGCAACAACGGATTGCAATTGCACGTGCAATTGTAAATAATCCTAAGGTATTGATTGCTGATGAACCAACTGGTAACTTGGATCCCGAAAACTCATGGGAGATTATGAATCTTTTAGAAAGAATTAACTTACAAGGGACAACGATTTTAATGGCGACGCATAATAGCCAAATCGTAAACACACTTCGTCACCGTGTTATAGCTATCGAAGATGGTCGTCTGGTACGTGATGAAGCAGAAGGAGAGTACGGATACGATGAATAA